In a genomic window of Streptomyces koelreuteriae:
- a CDS encoding xanthine dehydrogenase family protein molybdopterin-binding subunit: MTGSVGAPAERREGREKVSGTARYAAEYPSPGRAQAWPVPATVARGRVTGVDTEAALAVPGVLAVLTHENAPRLAEPDDPTLAVLQDARVPHRGWFVALVVAETLEAARAGAAAVRVAYDAEEHDVTLTASHPGVYVPEEANGGHPAVREHGDPDGAFGSSAVQVDVAYRVPPLHNHPMEPHASTARWDDGRLTVHTSSQGAGAVRGVLAGLFGVPKDRVVVTAEHVGGGFGSKGTPRPDVVLAALAARQTGRAVTVALPRRYLPAVVGHRAPTLHRLRLGADTDGRLTSLVHEVTTHTSRIKEFVEQAAVPARVMYATPHSRTVHRVAALDVPSPSWMRAPGEAPGMYALESAMDELAEELGMDPVELRIRNEPDVEPDSGKPFSSRHLVECLREGARRFGWAGRDPRTGSSGEGPLLLGTGVAAATYPVMVWPAAATARALPDGTFLVRINATDIGTGARTVLAQIGADALGVPLERVRTEVGSSELPSAPLAGGSSGTASWGWAVHEACSLLARRLAEHAGPLPGQGLDVRADTGGVAEAESAWARHAFGAHFAEVAVDTVTGEVRVGRLLGVYAAGRILNARTARSQFVGGMTMGLGMALTEGSTMDAAFGDFTESDLASYHVPVHADIGEIEAHWLDEDDARLNPMGSKGIGEIGIVGTAAAIGNAVHHATGVRFRELPLTPDRVLAGLLERRGTNDDRTGPAASGSGPVRRS, from the coding sequence ATGACCGGCAGCGTGGGTGCTCCCGCCGAGCGCCGGGAGGGACGGGAGAAGGTCAGCGGCACCGCCCGCTACGCCGCCGAGTACCCCTCCCCCGGCCGGGCCCAGGCCTGGCCCGTGCCGGCGACCGTCGCCCGGGGGCGGGTGACCGGCGTCGACACGGAGGCGGCCCTCGCCGTGCCGGGTGTCCTCGCCGTGCTCACCCACGAGAACGCGCCGCGGCTCGCCGAGCCGGACGATCCGACGCTGGCCGTGCTCCAGGACGCCCGGGTTCCGCACCGGGGCTGGTTCGTGGCCCTGGTGGTGGCCGAGACCTTGGAGGCGGCCCGGGCCGGTGCCGCCGCGGTCCGGGTCGCCTACGACGCCGAAGAGCACGACGTGACCCTCACCGCCTCGCACCCGGGCGTGTACGTGCCCGAGGAGGCCAATGGCGGTCATCCCGCCGTCCGTGAACACGGCGACCCCGACGGAGCCTTCGGGTCCTCCGCCGTCCAGGTGGACGTCGCGTACCGGGTTCCGCCGCTGCACAACCACCCGATGGAACCGCACGCCAGCACCGCCCGCTGGGACGACGGGCGGCTGACCGTGCACACCTCCAGTCAGGGCGCCGGTGCCGTACGGGGCGTGCTCGCCGGGTTGTTCGGCGTTCCGAAGGACCGGGTCGTCGTCACCGCCGAGCATGTCGGCGGCGGCTTCGGGTCCAAGGGCACGCCCCGGCCCGACGTGGTGCTCGCGGCGCTGGCGGCACGGCAGACCGGGCGGGCGGTCACCGTGGCCCTCCCCCGCCGGTATCTGCCCGCCGTCGTCGGGCACCGCGCTCCCACCCTGCACCGGCTGCGCCTCGGTGCCGACACGGACGGCCGCCTCACGTCCCTGGTGCACGAGGTCACCACCCACACCTCGCGCATCAAGGAGTTCGTGGAGCAGGCGGCCGTGCCCGCGCGCGTGATGTACGCGACGCCCCACAGCCGTACGGTGCACCGGGTCGCCGCCCTGGACGTGCCCTCGCCTTCGTGGATGCGGGCGCCGGGCGAGGCTCCGGGGATGTACGCGCTGGAGTCCGCCATGGACGAACTCGCCGAAGAGCTGGGCATGGACCCGGTCGAGCTGCGGATCCGCAACGAGCCGGACGTCGAACCCGACAGCGGCAAGCCGTTCAGCAGCCGGCACCTGGTCGAGTGTCTGCGCGAGGGTGCCCGGCGCTTCGGATGGGCGGGGCGCGATCCACGCACGGGCTCCAGTGGGGAAGGGCCCCTGCTGCTGGGGACGGGCGTGGCGGCCGCGACGTATCCCGTCATGGTGTGGCCCGCCGCGGCGACGGCCCGCGCGCTGCCCGACGGGACGTTCCTGGTGCGGATCAACGCCACCGACATCGGTACGGGGGCCCGGACCGTGCTCGCGCAGATCGGCGCCGACGCCCTCGGGGTGCCGCTGGAGCGGGTGCGCACGGAGGTCGGCAGCAGTGAGCTTCCGTCGGCGCCGCTGGCGGGCGGCTCGTCCGGCACGGCCTCCTGGGGCTGGGCGGTCCACGAGGCCTGTTCGCTGCTGGCGCGGCGGCTGGCCGAGCACGCGGGGCCGCTGCCCGGGCAGGGTCTCGACGTCCGTGCGGACACCGGGGGCGTGGCGGAAGCGGAGAGCGCCTGGGCCCGGCACGCCTTCGGGGCGCACTTCGCCGAGGTCGCGGTGGACACGGTCACCGGCGAGGTCCGGGTCGGCCGGCTGCTCGGGGTGTACGCCGCCGGGCGCATCCTCAACGCCCGCACGGCACGCTCCCAGTTCGTCGGCGGCATGACGATGGGGCTGGGCATGGCGCTGACCGAGGGCAGCACGATGGACGCCGCGTTCGGGGACTTCACCGAGTCGGACCTGGCGTCGTACCACGTGCCCGTGCACGCCGACATCGGCGAGATCGAGGCGCACTGGCTCGACGAGGACGATGCCCGTCTCAACCCGATGGGCAGCAAGGGCATCGGGGAGATCGGCATCGTCGGGACGGCCGCGGCGATCGGCAACGCCGTGCACCACGCCACCGGCGTCCGTTTCCGGGAACTCCCGCTCACGCCGGACCGGGTGCTGGCCGGGCTGCTCGAGCGCCGGGGGACGAACGACGACCGGACCGGACCCGCGGCGAGCGGATCCGGTCCGGTACGGCGGTCGTAG
- a CDS encoding YkvA family protein → MDTTATVITLAAILAAVVLVLAVSVFLRLVRTRRDLRSAGLPTGPRWVFWGAVAYFVLPADVLPDPVYLDDIGVLLLALRTVRGSLGERDRRTTRRADHEPAK, encoded by the coding sequence GTGGATACGACCGCAACGGTGATCACCCTGGCCGCGATTCTCGCGGCCGTCGTCCTCGTCCTCGCCGTCAGCGTCTTCCTGAGACTGGTCCGGACCCGGCGCGATCTGCGGAGCGCGGGTCTGCCCACCGGGCCGCGCTGGGTCTTCTGGGGCGCGGTCGCCTATTTCGTCCTGCCTGCCGACGTGCTGCCGGACCCGGTGTACCTGGACGACATCGGTGTTCTGCTGCTCGCTCTGCGTACCGTCCGCGGCTCCCTCGGCGAACGGGATCGCAGGACGACACGCCGGGCTGACCACGAACCGGCAAAATAA
- the tgmA gene encoding putative ATP-grasp-modified RiPP: MQPFALNYARPAVELEAAIPYVYDTGLQLNVLLDGRVAASDFGLLREVGTTTSTAGSKTHFDD; this comes from the coding sequence ATGCAACCGTTCGCGCTCAACTACGCGCGCCCGGCAGTGGAGTTGGAAGCTGCTATTCCGTATGTGTACGACACCGGACTGCAGTTGAACGTGCTCCTCGACGGCCGCGTCGCGGCCAGCGACTTCGGCCTGCTGAGAGAGGTGGGCACCACGACCTCCACCGCGGGCTCCAAGACCCACTTCGACGACTGA